In the genome of Pontibacter actiniarum, the window GGTATTCGCTACCACCGCCGTCCAATACAAAAAGGGTTACCTCCTCTGTGATTTTGTCTTTAAGTAGGTGTAAAAAGTCGCCACTTGTGTTAGTTCCCGCAGCTAGGTTCACCTTGTTTTGTACAGCGGCCGGGTCGAAGACACCACTGGGTGCGCCTGGTACCAGGTGCATGTCATCATCACCGAACTGCATAATGGAGGGCAGGTACACGAAGCGCTCGTTTTCCTCGTCGTAGAAGTTGATACGGATAGGCGGATAGTTATTGTACCCGTTCAACGCTATGTGGTCCGGCACCGTGTGGGGAAAGTCAAAGGGCAAACCGTACTTTTTTGAGGTGCCAAGGTAGGTACCGGTAAGTTTGCCGTCGCCTACATAAATATCGCCCTGCACAATGCTACCCAAAAACTGAGGCCTGTAGCTGGTGCTGCTTCCATAAAACAACTCCCCATTTACACCATTCAGCGTATAATCCAACATGTTGATACGTACTACACTCTTGTCGGTAATGCCATAAAGAGCATCAACGCCATACACATTGGTAAAGCGCATCTGCTTGATCAGCCCTGGCAGGGGTTTGCCGTTAATGGACGAATACACTTTGTACTTCACACTCTCGCCACTATAGTCTGCGGTAACGGCGGGGTGCATTATATGGCTGATATCGGTATTTACGCCATCGTAGGTCTCGGCAACTATAAGGCCCTCCCCTATGTTGTTCTTCACCGTAAGTGGCCAGATCATGATGTATTTCAGGCCGGTGGTATTGTCGGTAATGGTGTAACGCAACAGGTGGTATTTACCTGCTACGCTTGGCTTGAAGCGTACTTCATAGTCCAAGTTTTTCTCTGTGCCGATAGTCTGAAACACTGTATCGCCGGGCACTGGGTTGATGCGCCACTCGTAGCTCAGTCCGCTTTCTGCCAGGCCATTTGCCTTTTCGAGTTTCGGCTCTACCACCAGGTGGTTAAACTGGTGCACCGAAAGCGCCACCATATTGGTTGTATCCACGACCACGCCCGGTATTTTTTTCACGTCCAGCGTGCTCAGATCATCGTGGCACGCGGAGGTAAACGCCCCTAAAGACAGGACGAATAGATAGAATAGTATCTGTACTTTTTTCATACTTAGTCAAATTTTGAGTGCGTGTAATACATCGGCACAATCTCCTCTCCGGCTAGCTCGCCGTCATCGTGGCGAAGGGGATTACCCGGGTTGTCCAGATTCCATTGCTTCACGTAGTCTCCGAACTTCGTGCCCAGCGCCTGTGCGCCTGTAGCGCCTAGCGCCCGGTAGTCGCTTGCTGTAAACGTGGTGACACCGGTGGCCTCTACAATGGCACGGTAGGCAGCGGTGCTCGCCTTGGCCGTAAAAAAGTAGCGGTAATAGGACCAGGAGGGCACAATCACCTTGTTCGTCCAAGCCAGAGTCATATCAACAGATTCGCGGTTGCCTTTCCTGAAGTCTTCGGACTCAGCGATGCGCAGGTGCAGCATAACCTTAACAGTGTCGAGCTGCTCCGAATTGAATAGCTTTACCCGCAGTTTGCCTGTAAACTCGCCAGCTTTTACCACCCCACCCAACAGCTCATATTGCCCTGGGCTTGCTGTTGTTAGGGAATCGCTCATGACTTCGACGTTCACCTGGCGGTCGTAGGCAGCTTTGTTACCCAGAACTGTCACGTCCACCTCCTGCACGTACGCTCCCTCAGGATTGCCCAGGAAAGTATACTCCACAGACTCACTGGCAAAGTGCACGGCAGGCTCAGCCTGGAATGGCATTATTTCTTCTTTCGTGCAGGAGGTAAACAGCATTGCTACCAGCAGAGCCGCCGAAAGTATAGTTTTAGCATTTTTCATTGTTCCAAACGTTTAGGATTATTGAACACGGTTGCCAAACTCGATCTCACTATCCGGGTAAGGGATCAGGTAAATGTTATCGCCGACCACGGTTTCTTCGGAAAGCCCCGGAAGCTTGGTTAGCCCCTTGCGTTTGTAGTAGAAAAACAGCTGCCCTTCGCTCACAAACTCTTTGCGGTACTCTTTAAAGAGCTCGGCTTTCACCGCCTCCGCATCAGCTGCTTCCGGAATTCCCTCTAAAATGCCGCGGCTCTTGCGTACCGAGTTTAAGTACTGTATGGCTGTGCCCGGCTGGCCGTTGTTGGCATAGTATTCTGCGGCGATGTAGTACATCTCCGGCAGCTTCATAAGCGGTACATTGTTTAGGTAGGTGTTCTTGTTCTGCAAAAGCTTAACAGGCACGTAGCCGCTGGTTTGCTGATCAAGCAATGTGTTAAACCTGATATCGGCCACGCCAACGTTTACATTGCTGGTTTCGTAGATTTCGTTGGCAGCCGTGGACGTCAGGAACAGCGCATCGTAGTTGGTCGGCTTATCTGCATCCAAGTAACGGTTCACCACATCGGCAAGGGCATACACATTCAGGCTAAAGAGCACCTCCGGGTAAAGGATCGGATCACTGCTTGCCGGATAGCTTTCCGCAGAAATCAGCGCGGCCGCGTTACTGTTAATTACTTCTTCAGCCGCAAGTTTAGCGGCCTCTAGTCTATCAGCGCCACCCTGCCACAGCAGCATGCGGGCTTGCAGGGCTTTTACGGCATAGTAGTTCATGCGCTGCTCCCGGTGGTCAAAGAAGCCGTCGCGGTTGATTTCCGCATAGTATCCCGGTGGTCTGCCAGCGTTCGGGTAAATGGGGTCGGCCTGCAGCAGCTCCAGTGCGGTACGGATATCCTGCGCCAGCAGCTCAAACGTCTGGGCATACGTAAGCTGCGGCGTTATCTCCTTATCAAACTCAGTAACATACGGTATCGCTGGCTTGGCGCCAACTTCAGGTCGGTTGGCTAAGTCACCGTACCCATATAGACGCATTAGGTCGAAGTGAAGAAAGGCTCTCAGCCCCAGTAACTCACCTTTTATGATATCATGGCTGATCGGGTTTAGTAGCTCTTTATTCACCTCCAGGTAATGTAGCGCGTTGTTGATGTTAGCGATGATGTTGTAGGTCTTATTCCAAACAGCGTCCAGCTTTGGCACAACGCGGGTAGCCTTATAGCGGTACTGTTGCAGCTCTGCATAACCGGCCAAGCTGGGCAGCGGCGCATATTGCTGGCTTAGTAGGTCCACCATGTTCCAGGTCATATCCCTGGCATACAGCTCCGGTGCGGTCATTCCGATGTAGGCTCCCATTAAGGCATCCCTGAAACCAGCCTCTGTTTTAAACTGGTCTCCGGCCCTGATCTGTGTTTTGGGAGTTACTTCCAACCAGTTATCACAGGACGATACCGTAAGCAAGAGGCATAGCCCAGCTAAGGTCTTTGTTACTTTTCGTAGCATGTTCATTTGCGTTAAAAGGTGGCTAATACAGAGAAGGAAAGTGTTCGAGCAAAGGGATAGTCAGTGCCGCGTTCAATCTGGATGGTGGAGACTTTGGCTATCTCGTTCATGTTCACGCCCAGTTTCAGCCTCTCCATACCCACGTGCTTCAGCATGGCCGGCTTAAAGTCATAATACAGGTTAATGGCTGCAATGTCCAGTTCATCCCTGTCCTGCACAAAACGTGAGGTGGCACGTGTTTTCTCCGGGTACACGACAACGGACCCTTCGCCGGTGTCTACGCTGTAGTTGCCCAGGCGCTTAAACAGCGCTTCCTGGCCCGGATACAGCCAGCGGCCGGTGAGCACGCGCTTATCCACGTTGTAGTTCATATCCACGTTCTCCACTTTATCTACCAACGTTTGGTTGTACAGTTGGCCACTACCCAGGTAGCGGCAGGTCACGTTGATCCCAAAGCCCAGGTATTCTGCACCGACACCGAAGTTACCGCGGTACTTCGGGTTGCTGTCTCCTACCACCACCATATCCTTTGCATCCCACACATAGGTTGTGTTACCGAAGCGGTCTAGGTAGATTTCGTTACCCGTAGCCGGGTCAATCCCCAGGGAGCGAACCGCCCAGATCGCGTTCATCGACATGCCATCTTCATACTTGTGTAACGGCTTGTTATTTCCCCGTTCGGCAGCCTGGGCGTCCATGGCATCGTTGTAGCTCTTCATGGCGTTGGAGAGTTGCACAACTTCGTTGTGGTTGGTTACCAAACCAAAATTGACGGAGAAGAAATCTCTGCCTTTGGCCCACAGCAGGTAAGTGGCATTTACATCATAGCCTACATTCTTCACACGGCCTATGTTGTCTTTCACTGAACTGAAACCCGTGGAGTTCGGGATGGTCATGTCGGTGATCAGGTTCTCAGTATAGTTCTCGTAATAGTCAAAACGTACCGACAGGTTTTTCACCTTCGCATCAAAGCCAATGTTATAGTCAAACTTTGACTCCCACTGGAGACTGGTATTGGCCATGTTCTCTAAGTAGGAACCTGTAAAGCCCTGATAGAGCTTCTCCAGGTAATAAGCATAGGTGGCAATAGAGGCATTGGTGTTAAAGTTCTGGTTTCCTGTAGAGCCTAGCGATCCACGCACCTTCAGGAGGTCAAAAGCGCTGCCGTTCATGAACCCTTCGTTGTGCAGGTTCCAACCTAAGCCAAAGCTCCAGAACTTGGCCCAGCGCTTATCAGAACCAAACTGCGAGGAGGCACTCGTGCGGAGCGTCAGGTCAGACAGGAACCTGTTATCATAAGTATAAGATCCAACCGCCAGGAAACCGATGTCACGCGAAATGCCGTCGATGCCTGTTGGTCGTGAATCCAGGGCATAGTCGCGGCCGAACATAATGTTATCCATGCGGTTGCTCGGGAAGCCCTCTACCCTGTGAATCACTTCACTGTACTTGTTCTCGCTGATGTTAAAGCCAAAGTTTGCAAAGTAGAAGTGCTTGTTTACCTCTTTGGAGTAGTTCAGGTTAAAGTCTCCGGACAAGTAGCTGCGCTCGCCGTTGTTTACCTGATAAGACCCTCTGCGCTGCGCATCAAGCTCCCCAACCAGGCTCTCAAACTGCGTATGTGCCGAAGGGTAGAACTCATCGGCACTGTTCTTCTTTACATCTATGCCTACACGGGTGACCGCTCTGAACGCAGGGGAAATAGCCCACTCCAGGTAAAAATTGTTGGTGAAGTTGAAGTAGCTCGACGTTATTTTGGAGTCGAGCGTGGAGTTATACAGCGGGTTTGTATACCGCTCCCCGTTTGGGCCTGTTTCAGCATAGTAGGGGATGCTGCCATCTGCATTGACGGCACGCCAATAAGGGTTCATTTGGGCATACTCTGCAAAAGTGCCGTAAGGAGACTCCTCGGCTTTGTTGCTGTTAGCACTCATGCTGTTATGAAAAGAGAAGCCCTTCAGTCGATAGGAGGTGGTCAGGTTTCCGGCAATATTATTTCGGGAAGAGCCCTTCATTACGCCCACCACATCCCGATAAGAAAGGTTTCCTAATATGCGCAGTTCCTGGCCGCCCAGTTCCATTGCCAGACCGTGACGCTGCCCCACACCATTTTGAAGCGGCTTGGCCATCCAGTAGGTGTCCAACCCTTCCAGCGCCAGCTTTTTGCGTGCGTTATAGAGCTGCTGCAAGCCGGTCTGCGCCTCCGGGTCGTTAACGGTAGGCGTGTATCTCCCATCAATTCGCTCCGCTTCCAGCTTTTCCAGCGCGTTGGCCAGGTTATAGC includes:
- a CDS encoding PKD-like family lipoprotein, with protein sequence MKKVQILFYLFVLSLGAFTSACHDDLSTLDVKKIPGVVVDTTNMVALSVHQFNHLVVEPKLEKANGLAESGLSYEWRINPVPGDTVFQTIGTEKNLDYEVRFKPSVAGKYHLLRYTITDNTTGLKYIMIWPLTVKNNIGEGLIVAETYDGVNTDISHIMHPAVTADYSGESVKYKVYSSINGKPLPGLIKQMRFTNVYGVDALYGITDKSVVRINMLDYTLNGVNGELFYGSSTSYRPQFLGSIVQGDIYVGDGKLTGTYLGTSKKYGLPFDFPHTVPDHIALNGYNNYPPIRINFYDEENERFVYLPSIMQFGDDDMHLVPGAPSGVFDPAAVQNKVNLAAGTNTSGDFLHLLKDKITEEVTLFVLDGGGSEYPLTIPPKPKAKISMAGAPEIGNARFFVLLDNQKVMYYATESKVYAMLYSTGTPVFELRYTVPAGEEITTLQVYQQADYPFRTEESPYIATNNKQLVMSTYGSEGKVYVLPMVNAGLGNIDHANIKTFAGFGRVTAITTQL
- a CDS encoding DUF4843 domain-containing protein — translated: MKNAKTILSAALLVAMLFTSCTKEEIMPFQAEPAVHFASESVEYTFLGNPEGAYVQEVDVTVLGNKAAYDRQVNVEVMSDSLTTASPGQYELLGGVVKAGEFTGKLRVKLFNSEQLDTVKVMLHLRIAESEDFRKGNRESVDMTLAWTNKVIVPSWSYYRYFFTAKASTAAYRAIVEATGVTTFTASDYRALGATGAQALGTKFGDYVKQWNLDNPGNPLRHDDGELAGEEIVPMYYTHSKFD
- a CDS encoding RagB/SusD family nutrient uptake outer membrane protein, giving the protein MLRKVTKTLAGLCLLLTVSSCDNWLEVTPKTQIRAGDQFKTEAGFRDALMGAYIGMTAPELYARDMTWNMVDLLSQQYAPLPSLAGYAELQQYRYKATRVVPKLDAVWNKTYNIIANINNALHYLEVNKELLNPISHDIIKGELLGLRAFLHFDLMRLYGYGDLANRPEVGAKPAIPYVTEFDKEITPQLTYAQTFELLAQDIRTALELLQADPIYPNAGRPPGYYAEINRDGFFDHREQRMNYYAVKALQARMLLWQGGADRLEAAKLAAEEVINSNAAALISAESYPASSDPILYPEVLFSLNVYALADVVNRYLDADKPTNYDALFLTSTAANEIYETSNVNVGVADIRFNTLLDQQTSGYVPVKLLQNKNTYLNNVPLMKLPEMYYIAAEYYANNGQPGTAIQYLNSVRKSRGILEGIPEAADAEAVKAELFKEYRKEFVSEGQLFFYYKRKGLTKLPGLSEETVVGDNIYLIPYPDSEIEFGNRVQ
- a CDS encoding SusC/RagA family TonB-linked outer membrane protein, which codes for MIKPLLKEASPGLALRRNTLSQRKKKLLLLLLACSVNVTGNAFSQTISYYVPDGDYQGKAVPSAANKLISINMGNVTLQEAFSRIKSQANVHFFYSDDELDVSRQVNARFTNVTLAEAVASLVGPRYKVEISEDNTVVITPQEADREVIRKKQEARVSGRVTDEKGQPLPGVSVMVKGSSRGVVADNQGTYSLPVAAGDVLIFRFIGFEVIEVPVNGREEINVQMVPNVTELSQVVITGIFERKAESFTGSAVTITQEELKRVGNANLFQTIRNIDPSIVIMDNLALGANPNALPEMQIRGTSTFPVDEALAGSGLKGNYLKSPNQPLFILNGFEATAEQVLDLDINRVESVTLLKDAASKAIYGSKAANGVVVIETKRLSGSNTIVTYNGSLDIDMPDLTSYNLANALEKLEAERIDGRYTPTVNDPEAQTGLQQLYNARKKLALEGLDTYWMAKPLQNGVGQRHGLAMELGGQELRILGNLSYRDVVGVMKGSSRNNIAGNLTTSYRLKGFSFHNSMSANSNKAEESPYGTFAEYAQMNPYWRAVNADGSIPYYAETGPNGERYTNPLYNSTLDSKITSSYFNFTNNFYLEWAISPAFRAVTRVGIDVKKNSADEFYPSAHTQFESLVGELDAQRRGSYQVNNGERSYLSGDFNLNYSKEVNKHFYFANFGFNISENKYSEVIHRVEGFPSNRMDNIMFGRDYALDSRPTGIDGISRDIGFLAVGSYTYDNRFLSDLTLRTSASSQFGSDKRWAKFWSFGLGWNLHNEGFMNGSAFDLLKVRGSLGSTGNQNFNTNASIATYAYYLEKLYQGFTGSYLENMANTSLQWESKFDYNIGFDAKVKNLSVRFDYYENYTENLITDMTIPNSTGFSSVKDNIGRVKNVGYDVNATYLLWAKGRDFFSVNFGLVTNHNEVVQLSNAMKSYNDAMDAQAAERGNNKPLHKYEDGMSMNAIWAVRSLGIDPATGNEIYLDRFGNTTYVWDAKDMVVVGDSNPKYRGNFGVGAEYLGFGINVTCRYLGSGQLYNQTLVDKVENVDMNYNVDKRVLTGRWLYPGQEALFKRLGNYSVDTGEGSVVVYPEKTRATSRFVQDRDELDIAAINLYYDFKPAMLKHVGMERLKLGVNMNEIAKVSTIQIERGTDYPFARTLSFSVLATF